In the Natronobacterium texcoconense genome, one interval contains:
- a CDS encoding complex I subunit 4 family protein, which produces MMIEALIAVALIGAAVTFVAPNRVAGKLAFAISLVPAALSLWMFSAFDGAGNALLDGDLAFESQMEWIQLSEYSISWFVGLDGISMPLVVLTTILSTLAIVSSWTPIDERESQFYGLVLFIEANLIGVFAALDFFVWFIFWEAVLIPMYLLIGIWGGPRRKYAAIKFFVYTNVASLLMFGAFIALVFALPEVTSFALPEIATAMLNGGPEALFGVAGTTLATIVFVAMFIGFAVKVPVVPFHTWLPDAHVEAPTPASVLLAGVLLKMGTYALLRFNFTMFPDQVEAYAVPIAAIAVISVIYGAMLALAQTDLKRIVAYSSVSSMGYVILGLIAYTQFGVGGATFQMVSHGLISGLMFMAVGVIYNATHTRMVTDMSGMADRMPVAVGILVAGAFGYMGLPLMSGFYGEFTIFFGAFQSELLAYAPVFTSLAMFGIVIVAGYLLFALQRTVFGPYNLETDYEVSRAPLHDVAPMFVLLGLIILLGVAPELIFDMITDAVDPILENGGEL; this is translated from the coding sequence TGATCGCGGTTGCACTGATCGGCGCGGCAGTTACGTTCGTCGCACCGAATCGGGTCGCTGGCAAACTCGCCTTCGCGATCAGCCTGGTGCCTGCCGCACTCAGCCTGTGGATGTTCTCTGCCTTCGACGGCGCTGGCAACGCCTTGCTCGATGGCGATCTCGCCTTCGAGTCCCAGATGGAGTGGATCCAGCTGAGCGAGTACTCGATCTCGTGGTTCGTCGGTCTCGACGGTATCAGTATGCCGCTCGTGGTGCTGACGACGATCCTCTCGACGCTCGCGATCGTGAGTTCGTGGACGCCGATCGACGAGCGGGAGTCCCAGTTCTACGGGCTCGTACTGTTCATCGAGGCGAACCTGATCGGCGTCTTCGCTGCGCTCGACTTCTTCGTCTGGTTCATCTTCTGGGAGGCCGTCCTCATCCCGATGTACCTGCTGATCGGTATCTGGGGCGGTCCGCGCCGGAAGTACGCAGCGATCAAGTTCTTCGTCTACACGAACGTGGCGTCGCTGCTGATGTTCGGTGCGTTCATCGCGCTGGTGTTCGCACTGCCCGAGGTTACGTCGTTCGCGCTGCCCGAGATCGCGACGGCGATGTTAAACGGCGGGCCGGAGGCGCTGTTCGGCGTCGCCGGCACCACCCTCGCGACGATCGTCTTCGTCGCGATGTTCATCGGATTCGCGGTGAAGGTGCCCGTCGTCCCGTTCCACACGTGGCTGCCGGACGCCCACGTCGAGGCACCGACCCCCGCGTCGGTGCTGCTGGCCGGCGTCCTGCTGAAGATGGGTACCTACGCCCTGCTCCGATTCAACTTCACCATGTTCCCGGACCAGGTCGAGGCCTACGCGGTCCCGATCGCGGCGATCGCCGTCATCAGCGTCATCTACGGCGCGATGCTGGCGCTCGCACAAACGGACCTCAAGCGGATCGTCGCCTACTCGTCGGTCTCATCGATGGGCTACGTCATCCTCGGCCTGATCGCCTACACCCAGTTCGGGGTCGGTGGCGCGACCTTCCAGATGGTCAGCCACGGTCTGATCTCCGGGCTGATGTTCATGGCGGTCGGCGTCATCTACAACGCGACTCACACCCGGATGGTCACGGACATGTCCGGGATGGCAGACCGGATGCCCGTCGCCGTCGGCATCCTCGTGGCCGGCGCGTTCGGCTACATGGGACTGCCGCTGATGAGCGGGTTCTACGGCGAGTTCACGATCTTCTTCGGCGCGTTCCAGTCCGAACTGCTCGCGTACGCGCCGGTGTTTACGTCGCTGGCGATGTTCGGCATCGTCATCGTCGCCGGCTACCTGCTCTTTGCGCTCCAGCGCACCGTCTTCGGACCGTACAACCTGGAAACCGACTACGAGGTGAGCCGAGCACCGCTGCACGACGTCGCACCGATGTTCGTGTTGCTCGGACTCATCATCCTGCTGGGGGTCGCCCCCGAACTGATCTTCGACATGATAACCGACGCAGTCGACCCGATCCTCGAGAACGGAGGTGAACTGTGA
- a CDS encoding NADH-quinone oxidoreductase subunit N — MLPVELGEWAALSPALILAATALVLFLIDSISPRSSSRSLLAGTAAVGSLVSLGVAVWFTVAGVGTPGMDGGRGVITLFDGQFVVDQMALFFMIVVAVVTALVAVASYDYMEGHAYQAEYYSLMVLAATGMSLMAAANSLVTIFIALELASLPSYALVSILKDNRGSVEGGLKYFLIGALSSAIFVYGISLVYGATGHLQLDLIADEIAVLADEGAGYGGLLGLGILMMIGGFAFKTASVPFHFWAPEAYEGAPAPISAFLSSASKAAGFVIAFRVFTTAFPLEPTGALIGVDWTLAFVILAIVTMTVGNFAAATQTNVKRMLAYSSIGHAGYALIGLAGLTADGGELVMGAAMMHLLVYGFMNTGAFLFVALAEYWGVGRTFEDYNGLAKQAPVACVALGIFMFSLAGIPPLGGFWSKYFLFTGAISVGSTAMLIVAAALVVNSALSLYYYSRLVKAVWIEEPVAGRDTLSQPTGIYAAIVFAAVMTVVLLPAFGPVSEAAIDAAAYVI, encoded by the coding sequence ATGTTGCCCGTCGAACTCGGCGAGTGGGCAGCACTCTCGCCGGCGCTGATACTCGCGGCGACGGCGCTCGTGCTGTTCCTCATCGACAGCATCTCGCCGCGCTCGTCGAGCCGTAGCCTGCTCGCGGGCACTGCGGCGGTGGGTTCGCTCGTCTCGCTCGGCGTCGCCGTCTGGTTCACCGTGGCCGGCGTCGGCACGCCGGGAATGGACGGCGGACGTGGCGTCATCACGCTGTTCGACGGTCAGTTCGTCGTCGACCAGATGGCGCTGTTCTTCATGATCGTCGTCGCGGTCGTCACCGCGCTGGTCGCGGTCGCGAGCTACGACTACATGGAGGGCCACGCCTACCAGGCCGAGTACTACTCGCTGATGGTGCTCGCGGCGACCGGGATGTCGCTGATGGCGGCCGCCAACAGCCTCGTGACGATCTTCATCGCACTCGAGTTGGCGAGTCTGCCGTCCTACGCGCTCGTTTCCATCCTGAAGGACAACCGCGGTAGCGTCGAGGGCGGCCTGAAGTACTTCCTGATCGGCGCGCTGTCGTCGGCGATCTTCGTCTACGGCATCTCGCTGGTCTACGGCGCGACCGGCCACCTGCAACTGGACCTGATCGCCGACGAGATCGCCGTCCTCGCCGACGAGGGCGCCGGTTACGGCGGCCTGCTCGGGCTCGGCATCCTGATGATGATCGGCGGCTTCGCGTTCAAGACCGCGAGTGTCCCGTTCCACTTCTGGGCACCCGAGGCCTACGAGGGCGCGCCCGCACCGATCAGCGCCTTCCTCTCCTCGGCGTCGAAGGCCGCCGGCTTCGTGATCGCGTTCCGCGTGTTCACGACGGCGTTCCCGCTCGAGCCGACCGGCGCCTTGATCGGCGTCGACTGGACGCTCGCGTTCGTCATCCTCGCGATCGTGACGATGACGGTCGGGAACTTCGCCGCTGCGACCCAGACGAACGTCAAGCGGATGCTCGCGTACTCGTCGATCGGTCACGCCGGCTACGCCTTGATCGGGCTGGCCGGTCTCACCGCCGACGGTGGTGAACTCGTGATGGGTGCGGCGATGATGCACCTGCTCGTCTACGGCTTCATGAATACGGGTGCGTTCCTGTTCGTCGCCCTCGCGGAGTACTGGGGCGTCGGCCGCACCTTCGAGGACTACAACGGACTCGCGAAACAGGCGCCGGTCGCCTGCGTCGCGCTCGGTATCTTCATGTTCAGCCTCGCGGGTATTCCGCCGCTCGGCGGCTTCTGGAGCAAGTACTTCCTCTTTACGGGTGCAATCAGCGTCGGTAGCACTGCGATGCTGATCGTCGCGGCTGCACTCGTGGTAAACAGCGCGCTCTCGCTGTACTACTACTCGCGGCTGGTCAAGGCCGTCTGGATCGAGGAGCCGGTCGCCGGCCGAGACACGCTGTCACAGCCGACCGGAATCTACGCCGCGATCGTCTTCGCGGCCGTGATGACGGTCGTCCTGCTGCCAGCCTTCGGCCCCGTTTCCGAGGCGGCGATCGACGCCGCTGCGTACGTAATCTGA
- a CDS encoding DHH family phosphoesterase, which yields MVFRLVLGCGTVGRHVVTRLSERGGPDDRLLVLTGDESVVETLRDESIPARQATPSDHDALENVDPPDVVFVGGDRTDVNRAVLEMARERFPDAEIVAYLGGNPTPSDRAAFDAAADCVVGTEEPIVDEVLERTTTPVAERAIRLRRQLESIDGRLAVVMHNNPDPDAIGSAVALSNVAESVGLEADPCYFGEISHQENRAMVNLLDLDLRNLEPEESLEEYAAFALVDHSRPGVNDELSPDLHVDVVIDHHPPRGPVPGEFVDLREGVGATSTLLTEYVDRFGIPFDPATATALLYGIRVDTNDFSREVAPADFEAASILRPHADTSVLRQIEQPTVEGDTLETIARAIKNRDQRDSVAVASVGRISNRDALPQAAEQLLAMEAVETTLVFGFRDEMAYLSARSRANDVDLGETLRDAFDQIGSAGGHADMAGAQLEIGILAEIDDGDEADSIVSVVEEVITNRFFEGIRTQPGVPVGAYDGASEWLFTVSDAESEAEADDGG from the coding sequence ATGGTTTTCCGGCTCGTGCTCGGGTGCGGGACCGTCGGTCGTCACGTCGTCACACGGCTGTCCGAACGTGGCGGCCCCGACGACCGGCTACTCGTCCTTACGGGCGACGAGAGCGTCGTCGAGACGCTCAGAGACGAGAGCATCCCCGCACGCCAGGCGACGCCGAGCGACCACGACGCCCTCGAGAACGTCGACCCGCCGGACGTCGTCTTCGTCGGTGGCGACCGGACCGACGTCAACCGGGCGGTCCTCGAGATGGCGCGGGAGCGGTTTCCGGACGCCGAGATCGTCGCCTACCTCGGGGGGAACCCGACGCCGAGCGATCGGGCGGCCTTCGACGCCGCTGCGGATTGCGTCGTCGGCACCGAGGAACCGATCGTCGACGAGGTGCTTGAGCGGACGACGACGCCGGTCGCGGAACGAGCGATCCGGCTTCGCCGGCAACTCGAGTCGATCGACGGCCGACTCGCGGTGGTGATGCACAACAACCCTGATCCGGACGCGATCGGGAGCGCGGTGGCGCTTTCCAACGTCGCCGAATCGGTCGGTCTCGAGGCGGACCCCTGCTATTTCGGCGAGATCTCCCACCAGGAGAACCGGGCGATGGTCAACCTGCTCGACCTGGATCTGCGGAATCTGGAGCCGGAAGAGTCACTCGAGGAGTACGCCGCGTTCGCGCTGGTCGATCACTCCAGACCCGGCGTCAACGACGAGCTTTCGCCGGACCTTCACGTCGACGTCGTCATCGATCACCACCCACCACGCGGGCCGGTCCCCGGCGAGTTCGTCGATCTCCGGGAAGGGGTCGGTGCGACGAGCACGCTGTTGACCGAGTACGTCGACCGCTTCGGGATCCCGTTCGATCCGGCGACGGCGACGGCGCTACTCTACGGCATCCGGGTCGACACGAACGACTTCTCCAGGGAGGTAGCGCCGGCGGACTTCGAGGCGGCGTCGATCCTGCGCCCGCACGCCGATACGTCCGTCTTACGCCAGATCGAACAGCCGACGGTCGAGGGCGATACCCTGGAGACGATCGCTCGAGCGATCAAGAACAGAGACCAGCGTGACTCCGTCGCGGTCGCAAGCGTCGGCCGGATCTCAAATCGGGACGCGCTGCCACAGGCGGCCGAGCAGTTGCTCGCGATGGAAGCCGTCGAGACGACGCTCGTGTTCGGTTTCCGTGACGAGATGGCGTATCTCTCGGCACGCTCGCGTGCGAACGACGTCGACCTCGGAGAGACGCTCCGGGATGCGTTCGACCAGATCGGCAGCGCCGGTGGCCACGCAGATATGGCCGGCGCACAGCTCGAGATCGGGATCCTGGCGGAAATCGACGACGGCGACGAAGCCGATTCGATCGTCAGCGTCGTCGAGGAAGTGATTACGAACCGTTTTTTCGAGGGAATACGGACACAGCCGGGCGTACCGGTCGGAGCCTACGACGGGGCAAGCGAGTGGCTGTTTACGGTCTCGGACGCCGAGAGCGAAGCGGAAGCCGACGACGGGGGGTGA
- a CDS encoding CBS domain-containing protein — MEVVSDQKKPQVEEYMTRDVATVSPDATVGTVATRIAESDEHNGFPVCERRRVEGFVSARDLLLADDDEPIFKVMTADLLVAHPEMKVTDAARVILRSGVQKLPVVDDAGNLVGIISNADVIRSQIERATPEKVGKLLRTLEEIHGVNLEQERRTVPIGELTPTQGKVYADELEGRRYELERGLAEPLVVIDNAGTLLLADGHHRVLAADRLDIDEMDAYVIVIDHQIDLGMARTAEKENLERIDDIEVVDYARHPLVRTTKRLQFE; from the coding sequence ATGGAGGTCGTGTCGGACCAGAAGAAACCCCAGGTCGAGGAGTACATGACCCGGGACGTCGCCACAGTATCGCCCGATGCGACCGTCGGGACAGTCGCGACGCGAATCGCCGAAAGCGACGAACACAACGGGTTTCCCGTCTGCGAACGCCGACGCGTCGAGGGCTTTGTCAGTGCTCGAGACCTGCTGCTGGCAGACGACGACGAGCCGATTTTCAAGGTGATGACTGCCGACCTGCTCGTCGCTCACCCCGAGATGAAGGTGACCGACGCGGCTCGCGTCATCCTCCGATCGGGAGTCCAGAAACTCCCCGTCGTCGACGACGCGGGCAACCTCGTGGGGATCATCTCGAACGCCGACGTCATCCGCAGCCAGATCGAGCGAGCGACCCCCGAGAAGGTCGGGAAACTGCTGCGAACGTTAGAGGAGATCCACGGCGTCAACCTCGAGCAGGAACGTCGCACCGTCCCGATCGGAGAACTCACACCCACCCAGGGAAAGGTGTACGCGGACGAACTCGAGGGACGTCGCTACGAACTCGAGCGTGGACTGGCCGAACCGCTGGTGGTCATCGACAACGCCGGTACGCTGTTGCTCGCGGACGGCCACCACCGCGTGCTCGCGGCGGATCGCCTCGATATCGACGAGATGGACGCCTACGTTATCGTTATCGACCACCAGATCGATCTCGGGATGGCACGGACCGCCGAGAAGGAGAACCTAGAACGGATCGACGACATCGAGGTCGTCGACTACGCGCGGCATCCGCTGGTCCGGACGACGAAGCGACTGCAGTTCGAATAG
- a CDS encoding polyprenyl synthetase family protein, whose product MRETLAEWRPAVDEAIADLVPREIDDDYLESFFGEPTYEYDSESIQQALADPLWELLDRGGKRWRAVLFLVFVDGFGEDPEEYLPYACIPEILHNGTIIVDDVEDGATKRRGGPALHHVYGQDVALNAGNAMYFLPLKILTENPADLPAEQRLAAYEMLMYELNRTHLGQGMDIYWHNECDTPVGTEEYLEMCACKTGCLARIVARLAAIITDQPAEVEEAVASYAELTAVAFQIGDDILDVENSLGRAGDFGKEFGNDVREGKKTLLVIHALEESPPEKARRLGELLEADENTDEEVLEALSILEEAGSIEYARERALDLAANARAELDAVAFDDETIQELEAFTTFVIERDE is encoded by the coding sequence ATGCGGGAGACGCTTGCCGAGTGGCGGCCGGCAGTCGACGAGGCCATCGCTGACCTCGTCCCACGGGAGATCGACGACGATTACCTCGAGTCGTTCTTTGGCGAACCCACGTACGAGTACGACAGCGAGAGCATCCAGCAGGCGCTCGCGGATCCGCTCTGGGAGCTTCTGGATCGAGGCGGGAAACGATGGCGTGCAGTACTCTTTCTGGTCTTCGTCGACGGGTTCGGAGAGGATCCGGAAGAGTATCTGCCATACGCCTGCATTCCGGAGATCCTCCACAACGGGACGATCATCGTCGACGACGTCGAAGACGGGGCGACGAAACGACGTGGCGGGCCCGCGCTCCACCACGTCTACGGACAGGACGTCGCGTTGAACGCCGGCAACGCGATGTACTTCCTGCCGCTGAAGATCCTGACGGAGAATCCGGCCGATCTCCCGGCCGAACAGCGGCTGGCCGCCTACGAGATGCTGATGTACGAACTCAACCGGACACACCTCGGACAGGGAATGGACATCTACTGGCACAACGAGTGTGACACTCCCGTCGGCACCGAGGAGTACCTCGAGATGTGTGCCTGCAAGACCGGCTGTCTCGCCCGGATCGTCGCACGGCTGGCCGCGATCATCACGGATCAGCCCGCCGAGGTCGAGGAGGCCGTCGCCAGCTACGCGGAACTGACCGCCGTCGCCTTCCAGATCGGCGACGACATTCTGGACGTCGAGAACTCGCTGGGTCGGGCCGGCGACTTCGGCAAGGAGTTCGGCAACGACGTCCGCGAGGGCAAAAAGACCCTGCTGGTTATCCACGCACTCGAGGAGAGTCCACCCGAAAAAGCCAGGCGACTCGGCGAACTCCTCGAGGCCGACGAGAACACGGACGAGGAGGTCCTCGAGGCGCTGTCGATTCTCGAGGAAGCGGGCAGTATCGAGTACGCCCGCGAACGGGCGCTGGATCTGGCTGCCAATGCCCGTGCGGAACTCGACGCCGTCGCGTTCGACGACGAGACGATACAGGAACTCGAGGCGTTCACGACGTTCGTTATCGAACGCGACGAGTGA